One genomic segment of Musa acuminata AAA Group cultivar baxijiao chromosome BXJ3-3, Cavendish_Baxijiao_AAA, whole genome shotgun sequence includes these proteins:
- the LOC103977218 gene encoding heavy metal-associated isoprenylated plant protein 37-like: protein MGKGEDFELLKIQTHILKVNIHCDGCKLKVKKLLHRTEGVFSVSIDVEQQKVTVSGNVDSETLIRKLIKARKHAELWTQKINQTQQLNQQKQQQKKVANPMKDANKNNKEQDKQGLMRGLKAFKNQHNKLSPSSSDEEDFDDDDDDDDEDVDYDEEEDDADMQNLESKMKQTNFMRQANNAPTNAKQSGNGNGKAGANAKIGCNRKGGENANQNHIKSPNESQQKGTNAAANNRVVNGNPKVQGNNGVMGLGPPGLGGTNGCLPGNAFKGYTGHPPQCGGQYQSPVTVNMQGYQTHPSSSMVNNLRGHNMVVHESRYMQPQMMHLRTSQISPYAGYYNCYPSPYYLSNQVDNGYYGTHLFSDENTNACIIM from the exons ATGGGTAAGGGTGAAGACTTCGAGCTCCTCAAAATCCAG ACCCACATCCTGAAGGTGAACATACATTGTGATGGATGCAAGCTTAAAGTAAAGAAACTCCTCCATAGAACTGAAG GAGTCTTCTCAGTAAGCATAGATGTAGAACAGCAGAAGGTCACAGTTTCAGGAAATGTGGACTCTGAAACTCTGATCAGGAAGCTGATCAAAGCACGTAAGCATGCAGAGCTATGGACTCAAAAGATCAACCAGACTCAGCAGCTCAACCAGCaaaagcagcagcagaagaaaGTAGCCAACCCCATGAAGGATGccaacaaaaacaataaagaacAAGACAAGCAAGGCCTCATGCGAGGCCTCAAAGCCTTCAAAAACCAGCACAACAAGCTTTCCCCATCCAGCTCTGATGAGgaagactttgatgatgatgatgatgatgacgatgaggaTGTAGATTAtgacgaagaagaagatgatgctgATATGCAAAATCTTGAGAGTAAGATGAAGCAAACTAATTTCATGAGGCAGGCAAACAACGCCCCAACCAACGCAAAGCAAAGTGGGAATGGCAATGGAAAAGCTGGTGCAAATGCCAAAATTGGATGCAACAGGAAAGGGGGAGAAAATGCTAACCAAAACCACATCAAAAGTCCAAATGAGTCACAACAAAAAGGCACCAATGCTGCAGCTAACAATAGGGTGGTCAATGGCAATCCTAAAGTTCAGGGCAACAATGGGGTGATGGGTCTTGGCCCCCCTGGGCTTGGTGGAACCAATGGATGCTTGCCAGGAAATGCTTTCAAAGGCTACACAGGACACCCACCACAATGTGGGGGTCAATACCAGTCTCCAGTGACGGTGAACATGCAGGGCTACCAGACCCATCCATCATCATCCATGGTGAACAATTTGAGAGGGCACAACATGGTGGTGCATGAAAGCAGATACATGCAGCCTCAGATGATGCACCTCAGGACCTCTCAGATCTCCCCCTACGCTGGTTACTACAACTGCTACCCAAGCCCTTACTATCTCAGTAACCAAGTTGATAATGGTTATTATGGTACCCATCTTTTCAGTGATGAAAacactaatgcttgtattatcatGTAA
- the LOC103977219 gene encoding uncharacterized protein LOC103977219 isoform X2: protein MGDHLALLVDHLLTESTLEAAIGGQKHDQIATDSAPLEDPGKEITRKKNIRDRSCVGKLVECRICQEEEEDYNMEIPCSCCGSLKYAHRECVQRWCNEKGDTVCEICLQQFKPGYTAPQKLFQYGSIPMNFRGNWEITRQDLNDSQILTLYPSERDVMHPHDDDYSALGMRTTVCCQSVAIIFMVLLVLRHTLPLAISGAEQYSFTIFSLLVLRTAGILVPVFVLIRTIRTFHQCQRQQGTREVSDRAEGTHELSSWQLVQSQPHRIQVH from the exons ATGGGAGACCATCTTGCTTTATTAGTGGACCATCTCCTTACTGAGTCAACGCTTGAGGCGGCTATTGGAGGTCAGAAGCACGACCAGATTGCCACCGATTCAGCGCCTTTGGAAGATCCAGGCAAAGAGATTACTAGGAAGAAAAACATCAGAGACAGGAGCTGTGTTGGAAAGTTAGTTGAATGCCGAATttgtcaagaagaagaagaagattacaaCATGGAGATCCCTTGTTCATGTTGTGGCAGCTTGAAG TATGCTCACCGTGAATGTGTTCAAAGATGGTGTAACGAAAAGGGTGACACAGTTTGCGAGATTTGCTTGCAG CAATTCAAGCCAGGTTATACTGCTCCCCAAAAGTTGTTTCAGTATGGGAGTATCCCGATGAACTTCAG AGGAAATTGGGAGATTACCAGACAGGACCTGAATGATTCTCAAATCTTAACGTTGTATCCATCAGAACGTGATGTTATGCAtcctcatgatgatgattattcagCTCTAGGCATGAGAACCACAGTTTGCTGCCAGTCAGTAGCCATAATA TTCATGGTTCTTTTGGTTCTTCGCCACACTCTTCCTCTCGCGATCAGTGGTGCTGAGCAGTACTCATTCACTATATTCTCA CTACTGGTGTTGAGGACTGCTGGAATACTTGTACCGGTCTTTGTTTTGATCAGAACAATTAGGACATTTCATCAGTGCCAGCGCCAACAG GGAACTCGGGAAGTATCTGATCGAGCTGAAGGAACGCACGAGCTTAGCTCCTGGCAGCTGGTGCAATCTCAACCACATCGCATTCAAGTGCACTGA
- the LOC135634225 gene encoding beta-1,2-xylosyltransferase XYXT1-like isoform X1, with product MGYHKILAKKLGQMEARKLGLPLLLGFCVGVLTCVVVMSVSTIEQQLSLFYGVWVHPAEEISRDPQISDAGISPNSSVVVRTKQNSPSTMLNNAASTGLIQQNTLRLEHGKGAERDRGKDADERVQRHSSSTTKLSSPKVEIIESKPPDGTMKGMKAREKPVCDLSNYRTDVCEMDGDVRVHGKSSSVVLVTDHQSQDPGVQSSWRIKPYARKFDKAAMEHIGEVSVRSSTSLGDVPRCTVNHSVPAIVFAIGGYSGNYYHDFTDVLIPLFITSRQFDGEVQFLIATQKFWWIGKYKPVLRQLSRHEIIFLDDDDQVRCFRHVVVGLHSHKPMSIDPARAPNGYSMVDFTKLMRSAYSLERDSPIGLGESPTAKPRLLLISRNGTRRFVNFEEIVRAAEKLDYEVVVAEAGTRTNVASFTRVVNSCDVMVGVHGAGLTNFVFLPTNAVIIQIVPFGNLQNISRSCFKDSSEDAQLHYLEYCIGVEESSLTEQYPRDHPVFRDPKSIHRLGWKKMADVYLDHQDVKLDMERFKPLLLKARHLLHHRHHHHHQRQ from the exons ATGGGGTATCATAAGATCTTGGCGAAGAAACTGGGGCAGATGGAGGCGAGGAAGCTCGGGTTGCCTTTGCTTCTAGGATTCTGCGTCGGAGTATTGACCTGTGTCGTCGTCATGTCAGTATCCACAA TCGAACAGCAGTTATCCCTGTTCTACGGAGTTTGGGTTCATCCTGCAGAAGAAATTAGTCGTGATCCACAGATATCAG ACGCAGGAATTAGCCCAAACAGTAGCGTGGTCGTCAGAACCAAGCAGAACTCGCCATCAACCATGTTAAACAATGCTGCTTCTACGGGACTGATTCAGCAGAACACTCTGCGGTTGG AGCATGGAAAAGGGGCGGAGAGAGATCGAGGAAAAGATGCCGACGAGAGGGTCCAACGCCACAGTTCATCcaccacgaagttgtcaagtccAAAAGTAGAAATAATTGAATCTAAACCGCCAG ATGGAACGATGAAGGGTATGAAAGCCCGAGAGAAGCCAGTCTGCGATCTCTCGAATTATAGAACCGACGTCTGCGAAATGGACGGCGACGTTCGAGTTCATGGGAAATCTTCCTCTGTAGTTCTCGTGACCGATCACCAATCCCAGGATCCCGGCGTCCAGTCATCGTGGCGGATCAAGCCTTACGCTCGCAAGTTTGACAAGGCTGCGATGGAGCACATCGGCGAGGTTTCAGTGAGATCGTCGACTAGCCTCGGCGACGTCCCTCGCTGCACCGTCAATCACAGCGTCCCCGCCATCGTCTTCGCCATCGGCGGCTACTCCGGGAACTACTACCATGACTTCACCGACGTGCTGATTCCTCTGTTCATAACGTCGCGACAGTTCGACGGAGAAGTGCAGTTCCTCATCGCGACGCAAAAGTTCTGGTGGATCGGCAAGTACAAACCGGTCCTGAGGCAGCTGTCGCGCCACGAGATCATCTTCTTGGACGACGACGATCAGGTCCGTTGCTTCCGGCACGTGGTGGTCGGTCTGCACAGCCACAAGCCCATGTCCATCGACCCCGCGAGAGCTCCCAACGGGTACTCCATGGTGGACTTCACCAAGCTCATGAGGTCCGCCTACTCGCTGGAGAGGGACTCCCCGATCGGGCTGGGGGAGAGCCCGACCGCGAAGCCGAGGCTGCTGCTGATATCGAGGAACGGGACACGGAGATTCGTCAACTTCGAGGAGATCGTGCGGGCGGCCGAGAAGCTGGACTACGAGGTGGTGGTGGCGGAGGCAGGAACGCGGACTAATGTGGCCAGCTTCACCAGGGTGGTGAACTCCTGCGACGTGATGGTGGGCGTGCACGGCGCCGGGCTCACCAACTTCGTCTTCCTGCCCACCAACGCCGTCATCATCCAGATCGTCCCCTTCGGCAACCTGCAGAACATCTCGCGGTCCTGCTTCAAGGACTCCTCCGAGGATGCGCAGCTGCACTACCTGGAATACTGCATCGGCGTGGAGGAGAGCAGTCTGACAGAGCAGTACCCGAGAGACCACCCGGTGTTCAGAGACCCCAAGTCCATCCACAGGCTGGGATGGAAGAAGATGGCGGACGTGTACTTGGATCACCAGGATGTGAAGCTGGACATGGAGAGGTTTAAGCCACTTCTGCTTAAAGCTCGACATCTCCTCCATCAtcggcatcatcatcatcaccagcgGCAGTAG
- the LOC135634225 gene encoding beta-1,2-xylosyltransferase XYXT1-like isoform X2 yields MGYHKILAKKLGQMEARKLGLPLLLGFCVGVLTCVVVMSVSTIEQQLSLFYGVWVHPAEEISRDPQISGISPNSSVVVRTKQNSPSTMLNNAASTGLIQQNTLRLEHGKGAERDRGKDADERVQRHSSSTTKLSSPKVEIIESKPPDGTMKGMKAREKPVCDLSNYRTDVCEMDGDVRVHGKSSSVVLVTDHQSQDPGVQSSWRIKPYARKFDKAAMEHIGEVSVRSSTSLGDVPRCTVNHSVPAIVFAIGGYSGNYYHDFTDVLIPLFITSRQFDGEVQFLIATQKFWWIGKYKPVLRQLSRHEIIFLDDDDQVRCFRHVVVGLHSHKPMSIDPARAPNGYSMVDFTKLMRSAYSLERDSPIGLGESPTAKPRLLLISRNGTRRFVNFEEIVRAAEKLDYEVVVAEAGTRTNVASFTRVVNSCDVMVGVHGAGLTNFVFLPTNAVIIQIVPFGNLQNISRSCFKDSSEDAQLHYLEYCIGVEESSLTEQYPRDHPVFRDPKSIHRLGWKKMADVYLDHQDVKLDMERFKPLLLKARHLLHHRHHHHHQRQ; encoded by the exons ATGGGGTATCATAAGATCTTGGCGAAGAAACTGGGGCAGATGGAGGCGAGGAAGCTCGGGTTGCCTTTGCTTCTAGGATTCTGCGTCGGAGTATTGACCTGTGTCGTCGTCATGTCAGTATCCACAA TCGAACAGCAGTTATCCCTGTTCTACGGAGTTTGGGTTCATCCTGCAGAAGAAATTAGTCGTGATCCACAGATATCAG GAATTAGCCCAAACAGTAGCGTGGTCGTCAGAACCAAGCAGAACTCGCCATCAACCATGTTAAACAATGCTGCTTCTACGGGACTGATTCAGCAGAACACTCTGCGGTTGG AGCATGGAAAAGGGGCGGAGAGAGATCGAGGAAAAGATGCCGACGAGAGGGTCCAACGCCACAGTTCATCcaccacgaagttgtcaagtccAAAAGTAGAAATAATTGAATCTAAACCGCCAG ATGGAACGATGAAGGGTATGAAAGCCCGAGAGAAGCCAGTCTGCGATCTCTCGAATTATAGAACCGACGTCTGCGAAATGGACGGCGACGTTCGAGTTCATGGGAAATCTTCCTCTGTAGTTCTCGTGACCGATCACCAATCCCAGGATCCCGGCGTCCAGTCATCGTGGCGGATCAAGCCTTACGCTCGCAAGTTTGACAAGGCTGCGATGGAGCACATCGGCGAGGTTTCAGTGAGATCGTCGACTAGCCTCGGCGACGTCCCTCGCTGCACCGTCAATCACAGCGTCCCCGCCATCGTCTTCGCCATCGGCGGCTACTCCGGGAACTACTACCATGACTTCACCGACGTGCTGATTCCTCTGTTCATAACGTCGCGACAGTTCGACGGAGAAGTGCAGTTCCTCATCGCGACGCAAAAGTTCTGGTGGATCGGCAAGTACAAACCGGTCCTGAGGCAGCTGTCGCGCCACGAGATCATCTTCTTGGACGACGACGATCAGGTCCGTTGCTTCCGGCACGTGGTGGTCGGTCTGCACAGCCACAAGCCCATGTCCATCGACCCCGCGAGAGCTCCCAACGGGTACTCCATGGTGGACTTCACCAAGCTCATGAGGTCCGCCTACTCGCTGGAGAGGGACTCCCCGATCGGGCTGGGGGAGAGCCCGACCGCGAAGCCGAGGCTGCTGCTGATATCGAGGAACGGGACACGGAGATTCGTCAACTTCGAGGAGATCGTGCGGGCGGCCGAGAAGCTGGACTACGAGGTGGTGGTGGCGGAGGCAGGAACGCGGACTAATGTGGCCAGCTTCACCAGGGTGGTGAACTCCTGCGACGTGATGGTGGGCGTGCACGGCGCCGGGCTCACCAACTTCGTCTTCCTGCCCACCAACGCCGTCATCATCCAGATCGTCCCCTTCGGCAACCTGCAGAACATCTCGCGGTCCTGCTTCAAGGACTCCTCCGAGGATGCGCAGCTGCACTACCTGGAATACTGCATCGGCGTGGAGGAGAGCAGTCTGACAGAGCAGTACCCGAGAGACCACCCGGTGTTCAGAGACCCCAAGTCCATCCACAGGCTGGGATGGAAGAAGATGGCGGACGTGTACTTGGATCACCAGGATGTGAAGCTGGACATGGAGAGGTTTAAGCCACTTCTGCTTAAAGCTCGACATCTCCTCCATCAtcggcatcatcatcatcaccagcgGCAGTAG
- the LOC103977219 gene encoding uncharacterized protein LOC103977219 isoform X1 has protein sequence MGDHLALLVDHLLTESTLEAAIGGQKHDQIATDSAPLEDPGKEITRKKNIRDRSCVGKLVECRICQEEEEDYNMEIPCSCCGSLKYAHRECVQRWCNEKGDTVCEICLQQFKPGYTAPQKLFQYGSIPMNFRGNWEITRQDLNDSQILTLYPSERDVMHPHDDDYSALGMRTTVCCQSVAIIFMVLLVLRHTLPLAISGAEQYSFTIFSLLVLRTAGILVPVFVLIRTIRTFHQCQRQQSMQGTREVSDRAEGTHELSSWQLVQSQPHRIQVH, from the exons ATGGGAGACCATCTTGCTTTATTAGTGGACCATCTCCTTACTGAGTCAACGCTTGAGGCGGCTATTGGAGGTCAGAAGCACGACCAGATTGCCACCGATTCAGCGCCTTTGGAAGATCCAGGCAAAGAGATTACTAGGAAGAAAAACATCAGAGACAGGAGCTGTGTTGGAAAGTTAGTTGAATGCCGAATttgtcaagaagaagaagaagattacaaCATGGAGATCCCTTGTTCATGTTGTGGCAGCTTGAAG TATGCTCACCGTGAATGTGTTCAAAGATGGTGTAACGAAAAGGGTGACACAGTTTGCGAGATTTGCTTGCAG CAATTCAAGCCAGGTTATACTGCTCCCCAAAAGTTGTTTCAGTATGGGAGTATCCCGATGAACTTCAG AGGAAATTGGGAGATTACCAGACAGGACCTGAATGATTCTCAAATCTTAACGTTGTATCCATCAGAACGTGATGTTATGCAtcctcatgatgatgattattcagCTCTAGGCATGAGAACCACAGTTTGCTGCCAGTCAGTAGCCATAATA TTCATGGTTCTTTTGGTTCTTCGCCACACTCTTCCTCTCGCGATCAGTGGTGCTGAGCAGTACTCATTCACTATATTCTCA CTACTGGTGTTGAGGACTGCTGGAATACTTGTACCGGTCTTTGTTTTGATCAGAACAATTAGGACATTTCATCAGTGCCAGCGCCAACAG TCGATGCAGGGAACTCGGGAAGTATCTGATCGAGCTGAAGGAACGCACGAGCTTAGCTCCTGGCAGCTGGTGCAATCTCAACCACATCGCATTCAAGTGCACTGA